From the Leguminivora glycinivorella isolate SPB_JAAS2020 chromosome 15, LegGlyc_1.1, whole genome shotgun sequence genome, one window contains:
- the LOC125233858 gene encoding uncharacterized protein LOC125233858 isoform X1, with product MRSWTSNHPEALSLVPKELRSDATSDVYLPPSSDVGVLGVKWNPRLDCLGFRAVPQIPTGTLTKRILLSNVMKVYDPLGLLMPVVIWGRIIIQRLWRAGIGWDTDLPEMYVSESKDWFAQLRIAADIKIPRWYMVRSDLSDVQLHLIADGGEQAYACVAYWRFTYSDDSVSTALVGSKARVSPLKPISIPRSELQAALIASRFAQTILQAHRFEPSATTFWTDSTTVLKWIRSDARAFKPFVAHRLGEILETTNPSDWRWIPTSLNVADDATKPKRTDFTASHRWFTGPQFLVEPTSAWPTERHINEEETSPDPELKSNLLILLLDIPLPYSVPDPTRFNSWLRLLRATARVLQGARLFRLKLSRPIHPNSKLYIDHTTSPHQVHAADIIEAEKMLVRQAQRESFPEELTNLRSSKPVPKDSRIKKLAPILDEEGLMRQDTRIISAPGVNNETKSPMILDGRHYISRLIIFHEHVKASHQFNELVLNELRQRFSIPRARGTIRSVASSCLKCKRWNTKPMQPQIDAPEAITPFHFILGSSSVVPWTTSLTDADLSRRCDWRRTLRLADHFWARWLREYLPTLRQRGPNNNNLLNLGEGDVVLIADPTLPRGLWPLGRVAKVYLGPDGAVRVADVHTKGGVLRRPARKLILMEAATQPVTTSG from the exons ATGCGATCGTGGACCTCCAACCACCCAGAGGCGTTGTCTCTCGTCCCCAAAGAACTGCGAAGCGACGCCACATCTGACGTTTACCTGCCTCCCAGTAGTGATGTCGGCGTCTTGGGTGTTAAATGGAACCCACGCCTAGACTGTTTAGGTTTTCGTGCCGTACCCCAGATACCGACCGGCACCTTGACAAAACGTATCCTGTTATCAAATGTCATGAAAGTCTATGACCCTTTAGGTCTATTGATGCCAGTCGTGATCTGGGGTCGTATTATAATTCAAAGATTATGGCGGGCAGGCATTGGCTGGGACACAGACTTACCTGAGATGTACGTAAGCGAATCCAAAGACTGGTTTGCACAGCTACGGATCGCAGCCGATATAAAAATCCCGCGCTGGTACATGGTCAGGTCAGACTTGTCAGACGTTCAGCTGCACTTAATCGCTGACGGTGGCGAACAAGCCTACGCCTGCGTTGCCTATTGGCGTTTTACTTACAGCGATGACTCCGTGTCGACAGCCCTCGTCGGCAGCAAGGCCCGAGTCAGTCCCCTGAAACCGATTTCGATCCCAAGATCGGAATTACAAGCTGCACTCATCGCGTCGCGTTTCGCACAGACTATTTTGCAAGCTCATCGTTTTGAACCCTCCGCAACCACTTTCTGGACCGACTCAACTACTGTCCTAAAGTGGATCCGGAGTGACGCGCGCGCTTTTAAACCGTTCGTCGCACACCGGTTGGGAGAGATATTGGAAACCACTAATCCATCCGATTGGAGGTGGATCCCTACCTCTCTCAACGTCGCCGACGATGCGACAAAACCAAAAAGAACTGATTTTACAGCATCTCATCGGTGGTTCACTGGTCCACAGTTTCTTGTTGAACCGACGTCCGCTTGGCCGACCGAGCGACACATCAACGAGGAAGAGACCTCACCAGACCCCGAGCTAAAATCAAATCTGTTGATTCTGCTCCTTGATATCCCACTTCCATATTCGGTACCTGATCCGACGCGTTTTAACTCATGGCTGCGTTTACTTCGCGCCACCGCCCGCGTTCTCCAGGGCGCACGACTTTTCCGGCTTAAACTCTCTCGACCAATACACCCAAATTCTAAATTGTATATTGACCACACCACATCTCCCCACCAGGTTCACGCAGCGGACATCATAGAAGCGGAGAAGATGTTGGTTCGGCAAGCCCAGAGAGAGAGTTTCCCAGAGGAATTGACAAACCTGCGATCCTCGAAGCCAGTGCCCAAGGACAGTCGGATTAAGAAACTCGCCCCTATACTTGATGAAGAAGGCCTCATGCGTCAAGACACACGCATTATTTCCGCACCAGGAGTGAATAACGAGACAAAATCCCCCATGATTCTTGACGGCCGCCATTACATCTCAAGACTCATCATCTTTCACGAACATGTAAAAGCCTCACATCAGTTTAATGAGCTCGTTCTAAATGAACTTCGACAAAGGTTTTCGATCCCAAGAGCCAGAGGAACCATTCGCAGCGTAGCAAGCTCCTGTCTAAAATGCAAGAGATGGAACACGAAACCTATGCAACCTCAGATTG ATGCACCAGAAGCGATTAcaccatttcatttcattctgGGCTCCTCTTCGGTCGTACCATGGACCACGTCGCTGACAGACGCAGACCTTTCCCGACGCTGTGACTGGCGGAGAACCCTGCGCCTAGCAGACCATTTTTGGGCACGATGGCTACGCGAGTACCTACCAACACTTCGGCAGAGAGGGCCCAACAACAACAACCTTTTAAACCTTGGCGAGGGTGATGTGGTGTTGATCGCCGACCCTACGCTTCCTCGTGGTTTGTGGCCGCTAGGAAGAGTAGCAAAAGTTTACCTAGGACCTGACGGAGCGGTCCGCGTGGCAGACGTCCACACAAAAGGAGGCGTGCTGCGCAGACCGGCCCGGAAGCTGATTTTGATGGAGGCCGCGACCCAGCCAGTGACCACCAGTGGTTAG
- the LOC125233858 gene encoding uncharacterized protein LOC125233858 isoform X3 translates to MSTELDVHAADIIEAEKMLVRQAQRESFPEELTNLRSSKPVPKDSRIKKLAPILDEEGLMRQDTRIISAPGVNNETKSPMILDGRHYISRLIIFHEHVKASHQFNELVLNELRQRFSIPRARGTIRSVASSCLKCKRWNTKPMQPQIGNLPLERLDHHKRPFTHVGLDYFGPILVTLYRRSEKRYVALYTCLTTRALHLEIVHSLTADSAIMSLRRFIARRGSPTTIFSDNGTNFVGSSRELRSLHDNSIVEYATNHKIDWRFIPPASPFMGGAWERLIRTIKAALRSCLTNRPLKEEVLSTLLLEAESIANSRPLTYVPSSPDAPEAITPFHFILGSSSVVPWTTSLTDADLSRRCDWRRTLRLADHFWARWLREYLPTLRQRGPNNNNLLNLGEGDVVLIADPTLPRGLWPLGRVAKVYLGPDGAVRVADVHTKGGVLRRPARKLILMEAATQPVTTSG, encoded by the exons ATGTCAACGGAACTCGAC GTTCACGCAGCGGACATCATAGAAGCGGAGAAGATGTTGGTTCGGCAAGCCCAGAGAGAGAGTTTCCCAGAGGAATTGACAAACCTGCGATCCTCGAAGCCAGTGCCCAAGGACAGTCGGATTAAGAAACTCGCCCCTATACTTGATGAAGAAGGCCTCATGCGTCAAGACACACGCATTATTTCCGCACCAGGAGTGAATAACGAGACAAAATCCCCCATGATTCTTGACGGCCGCCATTACATCTCAAGACTCATCATCTTTCACGAACATGTAAAAGCCTCACATCAGTTTAATGAGCTCGTTCTAAATGAACTTCGACAAAGGTTTTCGATCCCAAGAGCCAGAGGAACCATTCGCAGCGTAGCAAGCTCCTGTCTAAAATGCAAGAGATGGAACACGAAACCTATGCAACCTCAGATTGGTAACTTACCTCTAGAACGCCTAGATCATCATAAAAGACCATTTACCCACGTCGGCCTTGATTATTTTGGCCCTATTCTGGTAACGCTATACAGACGGAGCGAGAAACGATACGTTGCCTTATACACATGCCTCACAACCAGAGCGCTTCACCTAGAAATCGTGCACTCACTCACTGCAGATAGCGCTATAATGAGCCTCAGGCGCTTCATTGCTCGCCGAGGATCGCCTACCACTATATTTTCCGACAACGGGACCAACTTCGTCGGCTCTTCCCGTGAACTACGATCCCTACATGACAACTCAATTGTAGAATATGCCACTAATCACAAAATCGATTGGCGTTTCATCCCACCTGCATCACCATTCATGGGCGGCGCCTGGGAGCGGCTGATACGCACAATTAAAGCAGCCCTCAGATCCTGCCTAACGAATAGGCCACTGAAAGAAGAAGTCCTTTCTACCCTCCTACTCGAGGCTGAATCCATAGCAAACTCAAGACCACTCACGTATGTCCCGTCTTCCCCAGATGCACCAGAAGCGATTAcaccatttcatttcattctgGGCTCCTCTTCGGTCGTACCATGGACCACGTCGCTGACAGACGCAGACCTTTCCCGACGCTGTGACTGGCGGAGAACCCTGCGCCTAGCAGACCATTTTTGGGCACGATGGCTACGCGAGTACCTACCAACACTTCGGCAGAGAGGGCCCAACAACAACAACCTTTTAAACCTTGGCGAGGGTGATGTGGTGTTGATCGCCGACCCTACGCTTCCTCGTGGTTTGTGGCCGCTAGGAAGAGTAGCAAAAGTTTACCTAGGACCTGACGGAGCGGTCCGCGTGGCAGACGTCCACACAAAAGGAGGCGTGCTGCGCAGACCGGCCCGGAAGCTGATTTTGATGGAGGCCGCGACCCAGCCAGTGACCACCAGTGGTTAG
- the LOC125233858 gene encoding uncharacterized protein LOC125233858 isoform X2, whose amino-acid sequence MRSWTSNHPEALSLVPKELRSDATSDVYLPPSSDVGVLGVKWNPRLDCLGFRAVPQIPTGTLTKRILLSNVMKVYDPLGLLMPVVIWGRIIIQRLWRAGIGWDTDLPEMYVSESKDWFAQLRIAADIKIPRWYMVRSDLSDVQLHLIADGGEQAYACVAYWRFTYSDDSVSTALVGSKARVSPLKPISIPRSELQAALIASRFAQTILQAHRFEPSATTFWTDSTTVLKWIRSDARAFKPFVAHRLGEILETTNPSDWRWIPTSLNVADDATKPKRTDFTASHRWFTGPQFLVEPTSAWPTERHINEEETSPDPELKSNLLILLLDIPLPYSVPDPTRFNSWLRLLRATARVLQGARLFRLKLSRPIHPNSKLYIDHTTSPHQVHAADIIEAEKMLVRQAQRESFPEELTNLRSSKPVPKDSRIKKLAPILDEEGLMRQDTRIISAPGVNNETKSPMILDGRHYISRLIIFHEHMHQKRLHHFISFWAPLRSYHGPRR is encoded by the exons ATGCGATCGTGGACCTCCAACCACCCAGAGGCGTTGTCTCTCGTCCCCAAAGAACTGCGAAGCGACGCCACATCTGACGTTTACCTGCCTCCCAGTAGTGATGTCGGCGTCTTGGGTGTTAAATGGAACCCACGCCTAGACTGTTTAGGTTTTCGTGCCGTACCCCAGATACCGACCGGCACCTTGACAAAACGTATCCTGTTATCAAATGTCATGAAAGTCTATGACCCTTTAGGTCTATTGATGCCAGTCGTGATCTGGGGTCGTATTATAATTCAAAGATTATGGCGGGCAGGCATTGGCTGGGACACAGACTTACCTGAGATGTACGTAAGCGAATCCAAAGACTGGTTTGCACAGCTACGGATCGCAGCCGATATAAAAATCCCGCGCTGGTACATGGTCAGGTCAGACTTGTCAGACGTTCAGCTGCACTTAATCGCTGACGGTGGCGAACAAGCCTACGCCTGCGTTGCCTATTGGCGTTTTACTTACAGCGATGACTCCGTGTCGACAGCCCTCGTCGGCAGCAAGGCCCGAGTCAGTCCCCTGAAACCGATTTCGATCCCAAGATCGGAATTACAAGCTGCACTCATCGCGTCGCGTTTCGCACAGACTATTTTGCAAGCTCATCGTTTTGAACCCTCCGCAACCACTTTCTGGACCGACTCAACTACTGTCCTAAAGTGGATCCGGAGTGACGCGCGCGCTTTTAAACCGTTCGTCGCACACCGGTTGGGAGAGATATTGGAAACCACTAATCCATCCGATTGGAGGTGGATCCCTACCTCTCTCAACGTCGCCGACGATGCGACAAAACCAAAAAGAACTGATTTTACAGCATCTCATCGGTGGTTCACTGGTCCACAGTTTCTTGTTGAACCGACGTCCGCTTGGCCGACCGAGCGACACATCAACGAGGAAGAGACCTCACCAGACCCCGAGCTAAAATCAAATCTGTTGATTCTGCTCCTTGATATCCCACTTCCATATTCGGTACCTGATCCGACGCGTTTTAACTCATGGCTGCGTTTACTTCGCGCCACCGCCCGCGTTCTCCAGGGCGCACGACTTTTCCGGCTTAAACTCTCTCGACCAATACACCCAAATTCTAAATTGTATATTGACCACACCACATCTCCCCACCAGGTTCACGCAGCGGACATCATAGAAGCGGAGAAGATGTTGGTTCGGCAAGCCCAGAGAGAGAGTTTCCCAGAGGAATTGACAAACCTGCGATCCTCGAAGCCAGTGCCCAAGGACAGTCGGATTAAGAAACTCGCCCCTATACTTGATGAAGAAGGCCTCATGCGTCAAGACACACGCATTATTTCCGCACCAGGAGTGAATAACGAGACAAAATCCCCCATGATTCTTGACGGCCGCCATTACATCTCAAGACTCATCATCTTTCACGAACAT ATGCACCAGAAGCGATTAcaccatttcatttcattctgGGCTCCTCTTCGGTCGTACCATGGACCACGTCGCTGA
- the LOC125233859 gene encoding uncharacterized abhydrolase domain-containing protein DDB_G0269086-like, which produces METRSKTRADPAATESVRVQRERRQRSPRSARPGLAATDDGASALPSSSSIRGDVAQPSHDAERLDARTSSQNEGDVKARPSKPVSSIHSNTARTERTHSSRSAATVRAQKLALEAEAMRRQVERERELARQQADRERQQAELEFELARQQAVLARKQAEAEAQRERELAGLESEAEQMELQARLAALEASDKEPRSPERRRPRTSVPVRRVPHVDLRLARRRRTGARADVRAPGAAGRPRSRRPTEHAKAKFCSGFKYVSEQITKFCYYAHNTQTNGVFILPGAFSVHLGKNE; this is translated from the exons ATGGAAACACGTAGTAAGACGAGGGCAGACCCCGCGGCTACGGAATCCGTCCGGGTGCAGCGCGAACGTCGTCAACGTTCACCGCGCAGCGCCCGGCCGGGTTTGGCTGCGACGGACGACGGTGCTTCGGCATTGCCAAGCAGTTCAAGCATACGAGGCGACGTGGCACAACCTAGCCACGACGCTGAACGCCTGGATGCTCGAACTAGCTCGCAAAACGAAGGCGATGTCAAAGCACGACCGTCTAAACCTGTTTCTAGTATTCACAGTAATACTGCGCGCACCGAGCGCACACATTCTTCGCGTTCTGCGGCAACCGTCCGCGCACAGAAACTTGCTCTCGAAGCAGAAGCTATGCGGCGTCAGGTGGAGCGTGAACGTGAGCTTGCGCGTCAACAAGCGGACCGCGAGCGGCAACAGGCGGAGCTCGAGTTCGAACTCGCGCGTCAGCAAGCCGTACTCGCACGGAAACAAGCCGAGGCAGAGGCACAGCGCGAGCGCGAGCTCGCAGGCCTCGAGTCCGAAGCGGAACAAATGGAGCTGCAAGCAAGACTCGCCGCTCTGGAAGCTTCAGATAA AGAACCTAGATCGCCTGAACGTCGCCGTCCGCGGACAAGCGTACCAGTCCGTCGCGTCCCTCATGTGGACCTGCGGCTCGCCCGACGACGTCGTACAGGCGCTCGAGCAGACGTACGCGCGCCCGGAGCTGCTGGTCGCCCGCGAAGTCGCCGACCTACGGAACACGCAAAAGCTAAGTTCTGCTCAGGATTTAAATACGTTAGCGAACAAATTACGAAATTTTGTTACTACGCTCACAATACTCAAACAAACGGAGTATTTATCCTCCCCGGAGCTTTTTCGGTGCATCTTGGTAAAAATGAGTGA